A portion of the Cryptomeria japonica chromosome 5, Sugi_1.0, whole genome shotgun sequence genome contains these proteins:
- the LOC131057325 gene encoding cytochrome P450 CYP82D47, which produces MFSGLPYDSYFRNLKKICTVEIFSARRIDSFKHLRSEELSALIRSLFESCQREAAPVRMKPRLSDLTSNIIVRMVASKRVFGHDNSGDFQEGHHLRKMVEEGFYLFGVFAIGDYLPFLKWLDLQGLISAMKKLQKERDAFMQKLVNEHRKNQGMHAHDFIDLLISAVDNNEILSDNNDNVVKATALSVITAGTDSSSVTIEWALAALLQHQDVLGKAQEELDNFVGRDRLVEESDLPKLSYLQAIVKETLRLYPAAPLLVPHEAAEACTIGGFDVPAGTRLLVNAWAIHRDADVWSHPAEFDPERFLKGGKVIDVKGHDFELIPFSSGRRMCPGMSLALIVVQYTLARLLQSFEWCVPEGVVIDMAEGLGLTMPKAVPLEAIIKPRLPLHLY; this is translated from the exons ATGTTCTCGGGGCTACCCTACGATTCATACTTCCGAAACCTTAAGAAGATTTGCACCGTCGAGATCTTCTCTGCCAGAAGAATCGATTCCTTCAAACACCTGCGCTCGGAGGAACTTTCCGCCCTCATCCGTTCACTGTTTGAGAGTTGCCAGCGAGAGGCGGCGCCGGTGAGGATGAAACCCAGGCTCTCTGACCTCACATCTAATATAATCGTTCGCATGGTTGCGAGCAAGAGAGTTTTTGGACATGATAATTCCGGGGACTTTCAAGAAGGGCATCATCTGAGGAAGATGGTAGAAGAAGGTTTCTACTTATTTGGTGTATTTGCAATCGGCGATTACCTACCGTTTCTTAAGTGGCTTGATCTACAAGGTCTCATATCCGCCATGAAAAAACTGCAGAAAGAAAGGGACGCCTTTATGCAGAAATTGGTCAATGAGCACCGTAAGAATCAGGGGATGCACGCTCACGACTTTATCGATCTTCTCATCTCTGCAGTAGACAACAATGAAATTCTATCTGACAATAACGACAATGTGGTGAAGGCCACCGCCCTT AGCGTGATAACCGCAGGTACAGACTCATCCTCTGTGACCATCGAATGGGCACTGGCGGCTCTGTTGCAGCACCAAGACGTTTTGGGAAAAGCTCAGGAGGAGCTCGACAACTTTGTTGGAAGGGACCGACTGGTGGAGGAATCAGATCTACCCAAGCTCTCCTATCTGCAAGCCATAGTGAAGGAAACTCTGAGGCTTTATCCAGCGGCACCCCTTCTAGTTCCCCATGAGGCCGCAGAGGCGTGTACTATTGGAGGGTTTGATGTCCCTGCAGGAACGCGTCTGTTAGTCAATGCGTGGGCAATTCACAGGGACGCAGACGTGTGGAGCCACCCAGCGGAATTCGATCCTGAAAGGTTTTTAAAAGGAGGGAAAGTGATTGATGTGAAAGGGCACGACTTTGAATTGATACCATTCAGTTCCGGGAGAAGAATGTGCCCTGGAATGTCTCTGGCACTAATTGTAGTCCAGTACACCTTGGCGCGGCTGCTTCAGAGCTTCGAGTGGTGTGTTCCAGAGGGCGTTGTAATTGACATGGCAGAGGGGCTTGGACTCACAATGCCCAAAGCGGTTCCTCTGGAGGCCATTATCAAACCTCGCCTGCCCCTCCATCTCTATTGA